CCTTCGACTGacttctccatagcaacagctgCTGAGGCTCATGGGCATTGTGGTATTTAGAGCCATCCTCAATGCcaaacagatggaaaaaaacaggatttctcACAAAGATTAAATGATTACAACTGATGGCCATAACAGGAAACTATAGAATTGTTACATCTGGGAGACTGTGTTGTAGAGTATTAtgtacatcattaaaaaaaaaaggtatattATGTACAAGAGGAACATTACAGAGTGAACTGAAGTCTTTAGAAGATTGCGATCATGATTTGTAACGTTATAAAGAGCAAAATATATCGAGTGAAAATTTTGTGCCAACCAACCTGGCCCAGTAGGAAAACTCATAATGGAAGGGGCCTGTCAGTTCATCAGCCTTCTCTTGGATAGGAGGGCTATCGTCTCTGGCACCTCCGTCCTCTTCGGCGGCGCGGCGCTCTCGTTCCTGACGGCGCAGTTGAATCTCttgcagctgctgctcctgTCTCTGCTCCTCCTGGCTCCGAAGGGGGCCCAGCACCAGCGCCGGCTCGCTCTCGATGGATGATCTGATCGAGAGGATGGTGGGGGGGACATTTACAGACTGATGCACAGCAGCTTATATTACCTCAGGCTTAGAGGGCTGCTGAAAGTGAGCTCAGCCATAATGAGTCTTACTTGATGGTGACTGTGACGTCTAGGATCTTGTCGGTGGTGATGAGCCCGGTCATGTGATGCCGCACTGCAGTGAGAGTCAGGATACTGGGTGCCGAGCTGTTGGACACAGAATAACAACCATCGTTTGGTTGAATTGTTCAGCGGGAACCTATGAATTGTTtaaaagctggagtgcgggactttttGACCCCTCCTCCGTTCTGACAGTGAGagtaataacaaaaacactgtcgacacaTAGCAGTAGCCTACTCCATCGCTACTGTTacggctgtaaaatggtggataaattaatctgagtgtcacacaaccccaGCAACAGAGATAAATGGAAACACCATCTCATTAGTTCATACTTACGTATCATAGGTGTAGAAGTCTTGCTCGAACTGGTGGCAGGAGCGAGGGGTGACTTTGTAAACACCTGGACAAGCCATATTAGATGATTAATTACTTTGCTCTAGTTTTATATTTAGGTAATCTTGACACAGACCTCTTTGCTCAAAACACTGTTCTAACTATGCACAAGGGAGCAGCTGGTAcactgatattttttgttttctacatatgttaatTCACACTATGTTTAGCTAATGAGAGGTCAGGAGAATGAACCTCACCAGGCTTGGAGAGGCAGAAGCGGTTGACTCCCTTAGAGAGGTTGTACACGCCGACATTCTCAGGTTTGCTGCCATCTTGGAAGAACTCCTGCTCAGAAATAAACATTCAGTTATGTTTGACTACTAACTACGACAACATACACCTAAAGCTACTGGAGGGAGTTACTAGTTACTGACCAGAGTGATGGCATGGGAGAGGGAGCAGCGCAGGATGTATCCAATCTGTCTGAACTCCACTCCCAAGACGTCAGAGTCCAGAACCTCCACTTCCATGGACTTGTGCTTCCAGCACCACTCCTCATGAGAAATGCTCACTGATGGATGTTAAAGATGGGAGGAAATCATAAATAATTAACAGACTTAAACTCAAagtcacagaaaaacagaaaagtgacAGATGGATGCCAAGCGTTGCAGAAGCCTAGAAGGAAAATTCTCAGATGCTTTGATCAGTTAGGATCAGGCCTTTCTCGCCAAAAGGATCTTATGATAATCTGATCTTTCAACAAATGCTAAAGAAAGTAAACTTCTTGCACTACTCTGGCCTGGCAACACTCAAAGCTGTGTCAACATCCCCTAAAGATGCTGTGTGTGCAGTCAGCTCACAGGCACACTAACAGATTGTGTGTATTCAACAGTGAGTGAGATAGATGCAGCGCCAGAAGGTACAGAAACACCGGCTGAATGATGTGTGCTTCCTATAGCCAGTAATTACTAATTGATTTCCCCACAATCATTAGCGAATAATTACTTTGATTTCTGAACAGATTTAGAAACGCACACAGGATGAAGGAATCAGTTTATATAATGTGCTTGCCTTGTCTTCTTCCAGgcaaaacacacatactttaGGCTCCAAGAAAAGGTTGAGACACTTCCACAGCTTGCAAAAACTCATGCTCACTTTGTAATTGCTCTAAAAATCGACCCAAAATATTACTAGTGCAATAAAGAATGTTTTAGTTGAGGGCAGTGATTCCTGACCTTTGTATTTCCCGGGAAGAACGTTGTCAAAAGAGAAGCTGAGGATGTCGCTGCTGCCAGAAAGAGCCACCGCTCTTCTCTCTCCTTGCCGACTCACGGGTTGAAGTGTTACTGACAGGTCATCACAGGATGCTAGAAGTCAACCAGAGGCCATGAGATCAATATAGGTCAAAATAAGAACAATAATCCACACAAAGGTGTCAAATGTTTATAGGCTGAAGCTGATTTAGCTCCCCTGCCTTACCCCAAATccttgtttctgtgtttatctAATTTCAGTCAAATACAGTCTGTGTAATACAACTATATATGAGTGTAAATTATCAAGCCTTTACCTACCTAAACAGTAGACCTTCCCCGAGACAGAGGCCATGAATTGGGTGAAAAGTAGGTCTGTGAGGGGCCGGTCCACAAGGGAGACCTCCAGGGCCTGAGGCTGCAGAGCCAGGCCTGCTTTTACCTCCACTTCAGGGAGAGACACCTGAGCACATGGAAGTACAACCAAAGTTATCTTAAGAACTTGTGGAAAGATACATTTTCAACTGTGCTACATTCATGTACAAACTCTGTAGTGGTACAATGATTCTGGACTGTTTCTGTAGTTTCTATAGCTctgcaataaaaatgaataacatacagtatgtgacttctatttcagtctggattttCCATTTAAATGAATTAAGAGCCCATTGAGACAAAACTATAGAAACTTCAGGAAAATCACTATTATAAAATGCTAGATGCTGCTACAGTCGTACCTGGACGCTGTAGTCTCCAGGTTTGGCCTGAAAGCAGAAAGCTCCCTGGGGGTCGGAGTCGACAGTCCGGCCGGAGGTCTTGTCCTGGCCCTGGTGTGTCAGAGTGACCTTGTAGCGACCCTGCTGCTTCATGCCTTCAGGCAGGCGGCTGATGGAGATCTGACCACAAACGCTGAACCTGTGTGGgaccaaaaaaaatcacaacttCATAAAACCCGTTATCAAAGTAGAAAGACCAAACAGACGTCATTTAAAGCTAATTTTTTCTCCCAAAACATGTGTAATTTATATATGTGAAACACATTTCTATAATTATCTCCAGAACATGAAGACAAAGATGCATCTCAGTGTGTtacaaacaaagcagaaaaacaaaaaagcaaaggcAAAACAGATGCAGCCAAAGCAGGAAGTGGGCAGGCTAGACGTACCCTGCCGTGATGATGTCAGGAAGTTGCGGTGTGTTGGGGGCGATCTTTACTGTGATTGGCTCAAAGAACATGAGCTCCTTATTGACACGGATGGTGTAGGTACCAGCTGTCATGTTCTCCAGCCGGAAAGAACCATCTTCCTTGCTGACGACTGTGAGGACAGAACAGCAAAGCAGAACGCAGTGTGAAAATGTGTACATAATGAAAACCACTGAATGCACAAATTGAGTGTTTCCACAATGTTCTGGTTGTTTTTATGTCGtttttgaagaagaagaaagcttGGAGTCATCTCGTACCTTTGATCTGGTTGTTGAGGGACACCGTGGCGTCAGGTACACCCTCCCCGTCGACGGTGTTGAGAACTCGACCTGTCACAGAGAAGCCCATGACGCGAAAGATGGGCTACACAAGGAGCAAAAGAAACAGCGTTACATGTCAAAATGTGGCGCTATGCATAAAATGTTCTCATATGTGCAAGATAAAGAcaaatgttataaaaaaatattgaaaaacacAGATGCAATTTGAATCTTTACCTCTAGCTTCAAACTGTTGTGCTCCACCTTGAAATTCATTCTAGAGGGAGCAACATCAAAAGTGATCCTTTCTCCCCTGTAGAACGGCACCTGATACGAGAGTTCACAAAAGCAGAATTAGAggcaaaaaataattatattgaTATGCATGagaaatgttttggttttaaactTACCACAGTGTATTCTCCACTGGCCAGTGAGGGGAAGAGGAAGGTGCCATCTTCCCTGGACAGAGCACTGCACAGGTAGACCAGGGAGCTGTCCCCAGAATCTGCTCCCTCCACTGGGGATGTGTTGCAACCACTGACGTCCtggaaatcaaaacaaacacgtACAAAAATGGAGCGATATAACTTGGTTAAAATCCtgacaaaatgacaatattCCAGAACGAAAGCTTAAGCCTAATTCTGACTTTTCTCAAAAAGGATAAGGATAGCCATATATGATCATGATCTAGTTTGAGtactctgttttctgtttatgaAAATGTACAATAATGTTGGTTTACCTCTCTCTTGACTGTGGCTGAGTACAGTAGGAAGGTGACCTCTTTCATGGGCTCTCCATCACTGCGGACTTCCCCCGAGACGTCATAGCCTCCGACCACCAGATGGTCGGCAGCCGGGGCATTGGCATTGGAGACGTGCACTGATGTGGTACTCTGTGGGAAGACGGCAAAGGTCACCACATAAGAGAGTCATTAATTATAAACCTGCTAACCTGACAGGAGTCTTATCAGCTGAGCAACTAGGTGAATAATGAAGTTTTTTCTACACTCATGAGATACAGAATTAAAAAGACCCCTGCAACCCCTGGGATCATGCACTCTCCACTGTTTTAATGACACTACTAAAATGGGAAACTGCGATAATTTGGTACCCAGCAGTGTGTTAATACCTGGGTACGGGTGAGAAAATTATGTCAGACACAGAATCTGACCGAAGTTACAAACCTGCTGATCTCAGGAGGAACATGGCGTAGTCTTTTTCTTTATGGAGaaaaaattaaatcttttttaatCACATTAGTGTTCTCTGTTTATAATTTGAGCTAAATGAATATCTACTACTGCATGTGCTTTAAAGGAATCACAGAGAATAAGGAAAGGTTTCGACCATGACAAGCTTCGCTGTCTTATTATTACCACAAGATGCCGGATTCAGAAAATCTCTGACTATACTGTCAATGAGAAAAAACCTtaattttttcttaaaacacagAGTTAGTAAATATTTTCCTTAAATGTTACCTGGTGGAAATTTTACAATACATAATTTTCCATTAAGAGACACCAAAGTTTAAAATCAACTACCTAACTAACTGTTCATATACAGTCTGTGCCATACCGCACTCGCGTACCCaatgtgcaatataatgtatatttgtatgtatttatatttttttattttgtctctatCTATTTTGCATTAATTGAAACTAGAGCTCAAAGAAGCCAAATTTTGCTGCGTACAATGTTGCCCGTcgctgtgttgctgtgcatgtgacaataaaatTTAATATCTGTGAAATATCCACATCTCAATGAAACCTGAAGTTACCAACCTGTTCCAGACTCCAAGAGGGATGGGAAGCTGTAATGTCGAAATTTCCGGGGAGCACTTTGAAGAAGGTGTACCTGTGTTATGAAGACCACACAAAAGGACAAGGCTTTGAAATTTTAAACGATTAAAGACAGATGTTTACTACAGGGAAAACCTATAAGAACTTTTTTTCAACTGACACATGTAAGCTACTTACTTTCCTCCAGGCTGTGTGACGACACTCTGGAGTTTCTCTTCTGTTCCCGCTGGGCTGAGTTTGACTTCCACTCCTGCCGGGCCCAGGAGATGGCCCTTACTCAGAACCTGAACAATGAAAATCAGGAAAGTAAAGCATTACATCAGGGTGAGAGTCTCTCTCTGTTGTACACTTTACCACTTTTTCCACTAGGCATTTTTTTCcatcaaaaatctgtttttctttttaaatttttaatctCCTTTTGGGTCGGATAAGCTTTTCAAGTCCACAAGAGAAATGTTGTGATTAAAAAGGGAGGAAATTCTGAACAAATCTCACCGTTCCTGAGACAGAAAAGCCAGTGAACACAAAGTTGATGTCTTCCTCTTTTGTACAGATGTCACTGACTCCATCTATATGAAGGTCAACACTGGTAGGCTCTGCCCAAGAAACATAGAATAAAGCATGTAGATTAGGCAGACTTTCTTTCCACTTCCTAGACAACAACTAgcataatttaaatttttagtTGGTTAATTGTGAGGATGCAGCTATGACATTCTTACCAAAGCTCCACCCGAGGGGGGGTTCAATCTTCAAAACAAAGTCTCCCTGTGTAGAAGAAACAAATGTATAGATTAAAATCATCATCAGTGAATACAAGAATTAAAAGTACTAATTAATGACTGCTTCAAATACCTTGTCATATAGAGGGATCATGAAGTAGCCATTGATTGGAGCACAATCAGTTTGATATTTCAAGGAGCCTTGTTTGGTGTATAGTTTAATCTGTGCAGGATAGAGGACACAAACTGATTATTAGACATATTTATAATTACTAGCACTGAGGTGTTAATGCTGCAATCGTTATGAATATTAAGTCTAAGACCAATTGTCTGAGTTAATTGCATCAGCTGTCATCAACAAACAGACCAGTCTATCAGGGATTTAGTTAATTTCACTAACTGACCGAATGGCTAATCCCATGGAGCCTGTGAATGAGCAGGGATTAGGACTAGTGGCTAGCACCTAACGTCTTCCTAAACAACGCTGACAGGTTTTAGGTTTCGGAATGAGCAGTCAGTGTAATTACaaatatattgatataatacAGCAAACATACGATTTTCAGTCAAATGTTACTGCGTACAGAAATCCTCCTAATTAGCAAACTAGCTTTAGCTTTAGTCAACATCGAACTAACACTACATTACTTGAATTACTACTGAATAAATGTCTTCTAGCAACAGAGAGCCAATGTTAAGTTAAAAACAACCTGCTGCTGTATTAATTTCATTCAAACTGTCATCACCAGTCTCCTCTTAAGCTTTAGCTTACTGCGATAAACTGGCTAACTGTTAGCTAGCGGCTAGCAAGCTAGCCGGGAGGTTTGCACTCTCACCTCGATCAGAGAGTAATTGATTTCAACGTCGGATTTCACAAATCCTCCGCATGCCACCACTATGTCATCGGAGGATACGGTAAGGAACTGAGAATACACAATACAGAATAAAACCCAAAGGGCTCGCATGTCTGCCCGGATCGTAATTCTCAACATTTTGGCTGACTATCTGATCTGTCGTTGAGCCGAGCGACAGCACGCTGCCTCCGGTTCCGCACCAGCTGAGCTGCTGTCACCGGCCGAGTAGAGACAACCAGGAGCAGCGACCTCTGCTGGCCTGGAGGTGGTAAACACTTGACGTTCATGacgtgaaaaaaacaaaagacaagtgaccaattttaatatttattttattttccctaTAAAGGCAGTCACCGCAGTCATATataaaaacaccacaataaaataaagagcaTTTTCCCAAAAACTAACATTATTAATCGTACTAACAACCATGAATGAATTACAAATGAGTCACAGTAATGGTGGCTTCAGTTTAGTGTTTAGTGTATTAGTTTTTAATTTCCATAATCATGCAACCTAAGAGCAATTCCTAATGATATAAATGTTAGGATTCACACAACGGATGCATTGTGCTGTAAACTAGAACATTGTAAAAGTAAGAAAAGTCTAGTGTTAATACATTTAAAGTGCTTAAAACTCAAAGGTTTTAGTAATGCAAGTCCTTCTCAGAAGGAAAAGATGATAGCACatacagtgaggaaaacaccacaaaaacatCTGACCAGCAAGGCTTATTTTGGTCTAAAATTACTGAATCGTTGTGGCTTCttaacagttttaaaatattaagaTTGTCACCAAAAGAACACTGAAAAGGCAACACAATAATGTCAGCAGGTCTATAGAGTCCAAAGagttttcacaataaaaaaagaacatttaaggTATTAATGCAAACAGTTTAGTTCCATCTAAGTCCAGTCCATTTGTCCAGTGTAgcatctgtttatttttccgTAATATTCAGCCCTTGCTTCACACATGTGTGGAGGAGACTGGAGGTGGATGTGCCAGGAACACTCCTTCATCGAAATTGTTGGAGAAGCTGGTGTGGTAGCTGGGGCTGCTTCTGCTGGTGCGGGGCTGAGATTTGGACACAGGGGATCTGACAGCTGAGAGCCTCTGGGCCTGGCACAGCTTCTGGATCAGGAAACGCTTGTCACGGCCCTCCTGAGCaacaaaatgacacacagaTAGTAGATTATAGTTCAGACTATCTTTGATAGTAATTAAAACGATGACCGAGCATCGTCAATGtcaaatgaagaaaagaggCAGAATACAAGTAGCCCTGAAAAAGATTTACTGAAGTCTGGTTGTATTCTTGAGAAGACCCACCATGGCAAGTTGCTCCCTTAGTTGGTTAATAACTCTCTTGTGAGCTCCAGCCAATGCGATCACATAAAACATGGCCAAACTGCAGgggaaaaatagaaataatgcTAAATTACAACCATAGATAGAAAACATCAGCTGTCACCAACAGTTAAATCATCAGTTCTGCAATGATCAGACATATTGATATACCTAACTGGAACACGTACCATGTAATGACAAAGAAGGAAACAGCAAAAGCCTCTGATGCAAGAGCAAAGAGGAGCGTTTGGACTCCATGGGGTAGCTGGGATACCGTCCTTGGCAGCACCTCCCAGGAGGTGGTGTAATTAACAAATGGTCCACATGCCTGGGAACAGTTTATTCTGTACAAAAAGGGATGAGtgactgagattttttttcagtctccATGTATATTTAACTAACATGTAAATTCATGAGACAAATATTGACCTCTGATGTTCTTACTTCCACTCAGTAAAGCTAACAAAGCTGCAGAGAAGCAGGCATGATACTACCTGAAAGACTCAATTTAAAACATAATGTGGTCATTAGCAGCACATTACTCACTGTGCTACACTAACTGTGACAGGTACACATGCCAGAGCCAGGCCTATCAGCAGCACGCCGAGGAAGAAGAAGTTGGAGCTGGAAGCTCTGAATGGACGTGTGGCTGGACGGCAGTTATTCATCAATGATACCTTGAaaacaaggagaggaaaggTAACAAAAATATCAACACCGCAATAAGGGCtaccaaaaatattcaaactgtGAATTACACCAGAGAATTTGTCATTTAGGTGTCtaaacagacataaacacactcaaTTTTTAACACTGGCATCACATCcccatacatacagtacaattttgtgttttcttgaatgctgacattttttttttttacaagcaaaGCACAAGAAAACTCCACTTCTGAAAATGCATGTAGGACGAAATCACCTTTTTGATGTAGAAGATGAAGAAGTATTTGATGGTGCAGATGGCAGGCAGCATTGGGCAGTAGAACGTGCCGATCCAGCATATCGTCTGACCGTAGACAATCTCAAGCACATTCTGAGGAATAGCAAACTCCTGCTGGCCCCACCACTTAGCCAGACCACAGTCACAGTACTTCACTATTAGCCTgagtagaaaaaagaaaataatgaatggaaaaaagtattacatataataaaatattaaagcatTGCACTCAAGCAAGACTGAAAAAAACCCTGTAAAATTTGTtatgtaaactttttttttttatttttttactgtgggAAGGTGAGGACTTACTTTCGGGGAAACTCCACAAAGATGGTGACTGCgacaatgatgatgaaatcAAAGATGGTGAGTTTGTACATTTCCTGACCAACACGGGTCTCCCAACACTGTGGAGAACAGCCGTCAGATTTGAGACATTTACAAAGAGCAAACTGCAACCAgcaggccacacacacacaaaaaatgactTACAGAGTAAAGCACATGGTTGTAGCCACAGATGCAGGACTCCTTTTCACAGTCAGTGATCTGAGaccagagagagaagagcaaaACCCCAATACTGGTCAACCGCATGAAGACACACCTGGaaggaagaaacaaaatgaacagCGTAAATGTGTTAAAGAGAGTGATTCAGCCATTTAGTCTCACTGGCATTCAAGCTATTTAGCTTGAGAGCtataaataacatatttttgttaatgtaaTTTTGCCCTTTATGTATTAAAATCCTCCTTTTTGTATCATTTTGCACATCACAAACAGATAGTGTTTGTCTCCTGATGAGAATTACTTCAAGTTTAAcatcatgagtgtgtgtgagtcgTTATTACCTCATGAGGGTGAAGCGGATCTCGAAGGCGGGTGAGTAGTCCTCAAAGTTGATGATAACGGAGAAGAGGAGGGGTGTGATGAAGTTGGCCAAGGTGATAACAATTGAGGGCAGATACTCATGGATGAGATCCACGATGAAATTCTCCTGCGAACCAGCAAAAGCAATATTGAGAGCAATTACCTCACCATAAATAAATCTCCTTTGACACTTATTGATGTCAGCTTTGTCTAAATACACATTTTCCCCAAAACATAAAGATTTCAGGATGTGAACGAATCAGCACAACTTACTTTTAATCAAATACTTTATAAACttcagaaacaaaacagcagcgGGGTTTTTAGAGTCTGTGTTTTAATTGATGAGGTCAgaggtaattttttttttttttttaaattcaaaggTGATTCACAAAGTGTATGAAGGGCATTATAAACAACAGACAatgatagacagacagatgtttgcAACAGAAAGCACATTTAGCAACATTTCGTTACCTTTTTTTTATCCATCTGTGCTTCCTGGGAGAAGATAGTGGCTACATAGATGCTGtagaagcaagcagccagaaCACCAATGACAAAAAGGTTGAGGATGAAGCGGATGAGATAAATCCGACACTTCTCTTTGCGGGTGcgatctgcaattttctgcttgatcctctcctcctccaaaTCCGTCTGGGGAGATAAGaatatgcacatttaaaacGAGGAAGGCAAATGTTCAACAGGAGCATAGTGTTATACATTCATGACAACTCATGTAACTCATTTCTCGACAAAGAATACTACACCAGTCTGAATGACTGAGAGGACATCCTGAGGAAGATACATAAAATATCTTTAGATATATACAAACCACCCGAAAAGAGGTTTATGATCCAGATTAAAATTGGACTTCTCTCAGCATGTAAAAATAGCCTTATCTTACCTTATGACTCCTGGCAAATCCTGCTATATAAACACATCTGGTTTAACAGAAAGATCAACTAACCTTAAGCTCATAGAGCAGACTGCTTCTCTTCAGCTTTACAGCGTTCTCATTGGTGATGCAGAAGTCCCAGCCAGCAAAGATCTTGTTGCAAAAACTCTGGAAGCGGTCCTCATCCTGAACCAGGTTGCGTTTGAATCCTGTGGCGGACCTTGTGGAAAAAAAGCCA
The DNA window shown above is from Thunnus maccoyii chromosome 2, fThuMac1.1, whole genome shotgun sequence and carries:
- the nomo gene encoding LOW QUALITY PROTEIN: nodal modulator 1 (The sequence of the model RefSeq protein was modified relative to this genomic sequence to represent the inferred CDS: deleted 1 base in 1 codon), with protein sequence MEADSVFYTDRSGRVTSNLLLDQLPSYQSLLYRRKSSTGATKRRSSSRARLSSSGSGKWAVNTVNRNEEKQKNQTEQRPIRELAKTMAEKRRDKTQRLEDDRELSSWRQWRQSTRRYLRRLRDDAREWLSSLQLWRGHIHLIEGMFGTGILSYFSFLRFLVMLNLIIFVIMFSFVMLPIVIAPHIAGNITYNQNDGSVCSVYPSSARRGLVIFHEHITDLLSGGGFLEQTYLFYGYYKVDKIHFPMTTYNLPLAYLLATVAYLFLSLVWIVKRSATGFKRNLVQDEDRFQSFCNKIFAGWDFCITNENAVKLKRSSLLYELKTDLEEERIKQKIADRTRKEKCRIYLIRFILNLFVIGVLAACFYSIYVATIFSQEAQMDKKKENFIVDLIHEYLPSIVITLANFITPLLFSVIINFEDYSPAFEIRFTLMRCVFMRLTSIGVLLFSLWSQITDCEKESCICGYNHVLYSCWETRVGQEMYKLTIFDFIIIVAVTIFVEFPRKLIVKYCDCGLAKWWGQQEFAIPQNVLEIVYGQTICWIGTFYCPMLPAICTIKYFFIFYIKKVSLMNNCRPATRPFRASSSNFFFLGVLLIGLALACVPVTVSVAQINCSQACGPFVNYTTSWEVLPRTVSQLPHGVQTLLFALASEAFAVSFFVITCLAMFYVIALAGAHKRVINQLREQLAMEGRDKRFLIQKLCQAQRLSAVRSPVSKSQPRTSRSSPSYHTSFSNNFDEGVFLAHPPPVSSTHQLSWCGTGGSVLSLGSTTDQISAKMLRITIRADMRALWVLFCIVYSQFLTVSSDDIVVACGGFVKSDVEINYSLIEIKLYTKQGSLKYQTDCAPINGYFMIPLYDKGDFVLKIEPPLGWSFEPTSVDLHIDGVSDICTKEEDINFVFTGFSVSGTVLSKGHLLGPAGVEVKLSPAGTEEKLQSVVTQPGGKYTFFKVLPGNFDITASHPSWSLEQSTTSVHVSNANAPAADHLVVGGYDVSGEVRSDGEPMKEVTFLLYSATVKREDVSGCNTSPVEGADSGDSSLVYLCSALSREDGTFLFPSLASGEYTVVPFYRGERITFDVAPSRMNFKVEHNSLKLEPIFRVMGFSVTGRVLNTVDGEGVPDATVSLNNQIKVVSKEDGSFRLENMTAGTYTIRVNKELMFFEPITVKIAPNTPQLPDIITAGFSVCGQISISRLPEGMKQQGRYKVTLTHQGQDKTSGRTVDSDPQGAFCFQAKPGDYSVQVSLPEVEVKAGLALQPQALEVSLVDRPLTDLLFTQFMASVSGKVYCLASCDDLSVTLQPVSRQGERRAVALSGSSDILSFSFDNVLPGKYKVSISHEEWCWKHKSMEVEVLDSDVLGVEFRQIGYILRCSLSHAITLEFFQDGSKPENVGVYNLSKGVNRFCLSKPGVYKVTPRSCHQFEQDFYTYDTSAPSILTLTAVRHHMTGLITTDKILDVTVTIKSSIESEPALVLGPLRSQEEQRQEQQLQEIQLRRQERERRAAEEDGGARDDSPPIQEKADELTGPFHYEFSYWARAGEKITVTPSSKELLFYPPEVEATITGESCPGRLVDISGRAGLFLEGKVSPELQGVEISITEKGAAAPLITVATNEMGAYSVGPLHSDRQYDISASKEGFVLSPVEGTQGDFKAFALAGVTFKIKSEDGHPLSGVLLSLSGGQFRSNLLTQETGLLTFNNLSPGQYYFKPMMKEFRFEPASQMITVEEGQNLSIDITGIKTAYSCYGAVQSLSGDAERDVAVEAVGQGECSLYSEDTITDEEGRFRLRGLLPGCKYLIQLRAEGNDHIERALPQHRAIEVGSNDIGGVNIIAFRQINQFDLSGNVITSPEHLATLSVKLYKSDNLDNPINSVSLGQSLFFHFPPLDRDGESYVLMLYSTLSRSQYDFTLPQVSFTSTGYHKHITLTFNPTRKVPDQDVAQGSYIALPLTLLLLLAAYNHEKVIPLLLQVVNRIQGVRSMAQASGDSAALDEAKRQAKRQKARRT